The Candidatus Krumholzibacteriota bacterium genome contains a region encoding:
- a CDS encoding DUF4837 family protein, whose product MKQSVRFLALATLILVSCTGKSNFPPAGSYSDVVLVTETGKPGGINDYMIRELQHPVDYYTKTEIQFKLRMIAAAEVTKEPPTKNMVIFGVARQGMIGTVLESFIGTNAIRKVVEGKHHIFKKMDYPVTGQLTVIVTASSPEMLKKVVTENGSTIRDIIEEANRERLREYLLRKEDTEGMARLRAEYGFHIDIPYIYEINQDRGDIPGIEIIRTQPHRGLTISWLSWNKATLSVADSTALFDIRANIAWKMYDQDIMRKDLVFYRTDKLGQYDVIRMDGYWENSKDLFGGPFTAYFIHDRGRSRVWMIDCLVYAPGFSKHILLRELRAVAETFRIN is encoded by the coding sequence ATGAAACAATCTGTCAGATTTCTGGCTCTCGCCACTTTGATTCTCGTTTCATGCACGGGAAAATCGAATTTCCCGCCTGCCGGATCGTACAGTGATGTCGTGCTTGTCACTGAGACTGGTAAACCGGGAGGGATAAACGATTACATGATCAGGGAACTCCAGCATCCCGTAGATTACTATACCAAGACAGAGATACAGTTCAAACTGAGGATGATCGCGGCCGCGGAAGTGACCAAGGAACCTCCGACAAAGAATATGGTGATATTCGGCGTCGCCAGGCAGGGGATGATTGGTACCGTGCTTGAGAGTTTTATCGGGACAAACGCGATAAGAAAAGTGGTGGAGGGCAAACATCATATTTTCAAGAAGATGGATTATCCCGTCACCGGCCAGCTTACGGTGATTGTGACAGCTTCTTCCCCTGAAATGCTTAAGAAGGTCGTCACGGAGAACGGATCGACGATCCGCGACATAATAGAAGAAGCCAACAGGGAGAGGTTAAGGGAGTATCTCCTAAGGAAAGAAGATACCGAAGGAATGGCCAGGCTGAGAGCAGAGTACGGTTTTCACATAGATATTCCGTATATATATGAGATAAACCAGGACCGCGGGGATATACCTGGAATAGAGATAATAAGGACCCAACCGCACCGTGGATTGACAATATCCTGGCTTTCATGGAACAAGGCGACCCTTTCAGTTGCCGATTCGACGGCGCTGTTCGATATACGTGCCAACATAGCGTGGAAGATGTACGACCAGGATATTATGAGGAAAGACCTGGTATTTTACAGAACAGACAAGCTTGGTCAATACGACGTGATCCGTATGGACGGATACTGGGAGAACAGCAAAGACCTCTTCGGTGGCCCGTTCACCGCGTACTTCATACATGACCGGGGCAGATCAAGGGTGTGGATGATAGATTGCCTCGTATACGCTCCCGGATTCAGCAAGCATATTCTTCTGAGGGAATTGAGAGCGGTCGCGGAGACATTCAGGATAAATTGA
- a CDS encoding zf-HC2 domain-containing protein: MRCRTAQEYYLASRDNMLDEMEKIKLQHHIEECPECAQYCREMDDCLSILDSVPEMELPESFDWNVKRMIALEKSRVMRERAGSVFTNPAWGRKFVTSAAAVLLIVLAGAWLVIGDGSSDSSGTDQAARINEKTVSPARGGRNINYTSTGYPAGIRMVSDDFYGNSGGDSYRKQQPFSMESERRIEYLAKENKMLREYIEYYKTENIKLKRIIVEQNNDR, encoded by the coding sequence ATGCGATGCAGGACAGCACAGGAGTATTACCTCGCGAGCCGGGACAATATGCTGGACGAAATGGAAAAGATCAAGTTACAGCATCATATCGAGGAATGCCCGGAATGCGCTCAATATTGCAGGGAAATGGACGATTGCCTGTCGATTCTCGATTCAGTTCCTGAGATGGAACTGCCGGAGAGTTTCGATTGGAACGTAAAACGTATGATTGCACTGGAAAAATCCCGTGTAATGAGAGAAAGAGCCGGATCGGTCTTCACCAACCCGGCCTGGGGCCGGAAGTTTGTGACAAGCGCCGCAGCCGTCCTGCTAATCGTGCTCGCGGGGGCATGGCTGGTTATCGGCGACGGATCATCAGATTCATCCGGGACTGATCAGGCCGCCAGGATCAACGAGAAGACTGTTTCTCCCGCTCGCGGCGGAAGGAATATCAATTATACTTCGACAGGTTATCCGGCCGGTATAAGGATGGTATCAGATGATTTCTACGGAAACTCCGGCGGAGATTCCTACAGGAAACAGCAGCCGTTCAGCATGGAATCGGAAAGACGGATCGAATATCTCGCGAAGGAGAACAAGATGCTGAGAGAATATATCGAATATTACAAGACAGAGAACATAAAGCTTAAAAGGATCATCGTGGAGCAGAATAACGATCGATGA
- a CDS encoding sigma-70 family RNA polymerase sigma factor has protein sequence MKDDETGDESLNLQQQYHGARAASATLSDEELILLVQQGNNQAFDILVGRYKNRLYAYLFRLLGNESEAEEYAQEAFVRAYMHADKYKTIAKFSTWLYTIATNLVRNRIRNIKRRPKTISMWSDERSSDDGRWLEIRDESPDPEETMDRKRLNELIQIAIDKIPAKYRPSFVLREINGLSYEEIAASTGLKLGTVRSRINRGRMHFKKAVTPLLGDDNRFKEID, from the coding sequence ATGAAAGATGATGAGACCGGAGATGAAAGTTTGAATCTGCAGCAGCAATATCACGGCGCGCGCGCCGCCAGCGCCACCCTGAGTGACGAGGAACTGATACTTCTTGTTCAGCAGGGTAATAACCAGGCTTTCGATATCCTGGTCGGAAGGTACAAAAACAGGCTTTACGCATATCTCTTCCGGCTACTCGGTAATGAAAGCGAAGCGGAGGAGTATGCCCAGGAAGCTTTTGTAAGGGCGTACATGCACGCGGATAAATACAAGACGATCGCCAAATTCTCGACATGGCTCTATACGATTGCGACAAATCTGGTACGAAACAGGATAAGGAATATAAAAAGACGTCCAAAGACGATCAGTATGTGGTCAGACGAAAGAAGCAGCGATGATGGGCGCTGGCTTGAGATAAGAGATGAGAGTCCCGATCCCGAAGAGACGATGGACAGAAAGAGATTGAACGAATTGATACAGATAGCGATAGATAAGATTCCAGCGAAATACAGGCCCTCGTTTGTTCTCAGGGAGATCAATGGTCTGAGTTATGAAGAGATAGCGGCCTCTACCGGTTTGAAACTCGGAACGGTACGCTCGAGGATCAACCGGGGAAGGATGCATTTCAAGAAAGCAGTGACACCCCTTCTCGGTGATGACAACAGGTTCAAGGAGATTGACTGA
- a CDS encoding tetratricopeptide repeat protein: MKKLFFIILTFALLQQAPLSGGEIDGQGMLYYMKGSFFEARNDLMHAYTYYIYADRYQKDNEVILFALARVTFDMEKYDETRRYAQRMIELGKKDGEAKLILAEVEFREGNREKAVTIFEEIKDSPGVPQLEVRKFLARVYIEMKDEEKARQVLEEARAIDPSDLFTNYRLGFIYAEENEIDKAIEAFRGAIGSNPGLASAHLALGSMLLHKGEREEAKRSFNRAIELEPGNRNAIRDLADLYYEDDQIEEGISLLEPLYLEKDLDQAGKISLGRFYYRSEKYDMALAIFTNILESSGENPSILRIISEIELEKGNFRSGCSYIKRLIRLEPENFTNYIGLLLVAFDFAGEPSSPDEASDLSLEDGKRYLVEAERLHDADSAGDNYLLGTIYRKLEDYDRAGGYLLRSEQIRPDDHRTLMELAVLFQQYKKYDEAIKRISHLHEISPGDPSILNFYGYLLAEKGDRLDFAEELLSQALNSEPRNGYFLDSMGWIKYRQGDYQNALKILMEAIEIVGDDPVIWEHLGDIYSKLEMFDRARDAYTRSIDIDSEKEEVLQKLTEINETLLRVEK; the protein is encoded by the coding sequence ATGAAAAAGCTGTTTTTTATTATTTTGACATTCGCATTGCTTCAGCAGGCGCCGTTGTCAGGCGGAGAGATAGACGGCCAGGGAATGCTTTATTATATGAAGGGGTCGTTTTTTGAAGCTCGAAACGATCTTATGCACGCCTATACTTACTACATCTACGCGGACAGGTACCAGAAAGACAACGAGGTCATACTTTTCGCCCTGGCCAGGGTGACATTCGATATGGAAAAATACGACGAGACGCGCAGGTACGCCCAGCGGATGATAGAACTTGGAAAGAAGGATGGTGAAGCGAAACTGATACTCGCTGAAGTCGAATTCAGGGAGGGGAACCGGGAAAAGGCGGTCACCATCTTTGAAGAGATAAAGGATTCTCCCGGAGTCCCTCAACTGGAAGTAAGGAAATTTCTCGCAAGGGTCTATATTGAGATGAAAGACGAAGAGAAAGCAAGACAGGTCCTCGAGGAGGCCCGCGCGATCGACCCGTCGGATCTATTCACAAATTACAGGCTGGGATTTATATATGCCGAGGAGAACGAGATCGACAAGGCGATCGAAGCCTTCCGCGGAGCGATCGGATCGAATCCGGGACTGGCCAGCGCTCATCTCGCTCTCGGTTCGATGCTTCTTCACAAGGGAGAAAGGGAAGAGGCGAAAAGATCTTTCAATAGAGCGATCGAACTTGAACCGGGCAACAGGAACGCGATCAGGGACCTCGCCGATCTTTACTACGAGGATGACCAGATCGAGGAAGGCATATCTCTTCTCGAACCGCTTTATCTCGAAAAGGATCTCGACCAGGCAGGCAAGATCAGTCTGGGGAGGTTCTATTACCGGAGCGAAAAATACGACATGGCACTTGCCATATTTACGAATATACTCGAATCATCGGGAGAGAATCCTTCGATCCTGAGGATCATATCAGAGATAGAGCTTGAAAAAGGAAATTTCAGATCAGGTTGCTCGTACATAAAAAGGCTGATCAGGCTCGAACCGGAAAACTTCACGAATTATATCGGTCTGCTTCTCGTAGCGTTCGATTTTGCCGGAGAACCTTCGAGCCCTGACGAAGCATCCGATCTTTCACTGGAAGACGGAAAAAGATATCTCGTAGAGGCTGAAAGGCTTCATGACGCGGATTCCGCGGGGGATAACTATCTCTTAGGTACGATATACAGGAAACTTGAGGATTACGACAGGGCCGGCGGATATCTTCTCAGGTCGGAACAGATCAGGCCTGATGATCACAGGACGTTGATGGAACTGGCCGTTCTTTTTCAACAGTATAAAAAATATGACGAAGCGATAAAGAGGATCAGTCACCTTCACGAGATAAGCCCCGGTGATCCTTCCATTCTGAATTTTTACGGGTATCTTCTCGCGGAAAAGGGAGACCGGCTCGATTTCGCTGAAGAACTTCTCTCTCAGGCCCTGAATTCGGAACCGCGAAACGGATATTTTCTCGACAGCATGGGATGGATCAAATACAGGCAGGGTGATTATCAGAACGCGCTGAAGATTTTGATGGAAGCGATCGAGATAGTAGGTGATGACCCTGTCATCTGGGAGCATCTTGGCGATATTTACTCGAAGCTTGAGATGTTCGACAGGGCCAGGGATGCCTATACAAGATCAATAGATATAGATTCAGAGAAAGAAGAAGTCCTCCAGAAACTCACTGAGATCAACGAAACGCTTCTGCGCGTGGAGAAATAA
- the rnc gene encoding ribonuclease III, which translates to MQRLFGWIRRLFSPDPVEVPVNLSSLEEKIDYRFEKREFLIEALTHRSTLGELKPGEEGITYERLEFLGDSVLALITTEFLMRNFPDENEGQLTQKKSLLVSKNVLSKKADLIGLKDHVILSDNAFRGGVHGQDSIQTAVFEAVIGAVYMDGGLEPSRKIVENLVLDDIDEIIEHTDHINYKSHLQEWTQKKFKGYPKYRIKSTTGPEHDKLFLIEVKAAEGITGRGRGKSKKDAEQMAAKEALNKLRKIH; encoded by the coding sequence ATGCAAAGGTTGTTCGGTTGGATCAGGAGGCTCTTCAGCCCCGATCCGGTGGAAGTGCCTGTAAATCTTTCGTCGCTGGAAGAAAAGATAGATTACAGGTTCGAAAAAAGGGAATTTCTTATAGAAGCTCTCACTCACCGTTCGACACTTGGAGAATTAAAGCCAGGCGAGGAAGGGATTACATACGAAAGACTCGAGTTTCTGGGGGACTCGGTCCTTGCCCTTATAACTACCGAATTCCTGATGAGGAATTTCCCCGACGAGAATGAAGGACAGCTGACACAGAAGAAATCCCTGCTGGTAAGCAAGAATGTACTCTCCAAAAAGGCAGATCTGATAGGATTGAAAGATCACGTTATTCTAAGCGACAATGCTTTCAGGGGAGGCGTTCATGGCCAGGATTCGATACAGACTGCCGTTTTCGAAGCGGTCATTGGTGCCGTCTATATGGATGGCGGACTGGAACCTTCGAGAAAAATAGTCGAAAATCTCGTGCTCGACGATATTGACGAGATAATTGAACATACCGATCATATAAACTACAAGAGCCATCTCCAGGAATGGACCCAGAAAAAATTCAAGGGTTATCCAAAGTACAGGATCAAATCGACTACCGGTCCGGAACACGACAAGTTGTTTCTGATCGAAGTCAAAGCGGCTGAAGGAATAACAGGCCGCGGACGAGGCAAAAGCAAGAAAGACGCCGAGCAGATGGCTGCCAAGGAAGCCCTTAACAAGTTGAGAAAGATCCATTGA
- the fabF gene encoding beta-ketoacyl-ACP synthase II yields the protein MFDNGRRVVVTGLGAVTPCGNTVDESWLNIKAGNSGIGLIQAFDTTGYSSRIGGEVRNFDPLDYIDKKDARRMDRFVHLAMAASVEAMRSFEGCDIDGENIATIIGSGIGGIITFETQHHNLIEKGPGKISPFYIPMMISDMASGLVSIRYGLKGPNYCTVSACASGGNAIATAFMLIKQGYSEAALTGGAEGTISPMALGGFCSMKALSTRNDDPSAASRPFDVDRDGFVMSEGAGLVLLEELSHARARGAEILAELSGVGMSGDAYHMTSPVPGGAGAVKAMKMALLDAGLEPDDIDYINAHGTSTLYNDRAESEAITGLFGTRDSLRVSSTKSSTGHLLGAAAGIEFIVSVKALLEQTIPPTANLDNIDPECPLNHVPRNAVEKELKYVISNSFGFGGHNVSLLLSKFEG from the coding sequence GTGTTCGATAATGGCAGAAGAGTCGTGGTCACTGGACTGGGAGCGGTGACTCCATGCGGGAATACTGTCGATGAAAGCTGGTTGAACATCAAGGCGGGGAATTCAGGCATAGGCCTGATACAGGCTTTTGATACGACCGGATATTCCAGCAGGATCGGCGGAGAGGTCAGGAACTTCGATCCACTCGATTATATCGACAAAAAAGACGCTAGGAGGATGGATCGTTTCGTTCATCTCGCGATGGCCGCTTCGGTTGAAGCTATGCGCAGTTTCGAAGGCTGCGATATTGACGGGGAGAATATCGCGACGATAATCGGTTCAGGTATCGGGGGCATAATCACGTTCGAGACTCAGCATCATAATCTTATCGAAAAAGGCCCCGGGAAGATAAGTCCCTTTTATATCCCGATGATGATCTCCGACATGGCTTCAGGCCTTGTCTCGATCAGGTATGGATTGAAAGGACCGAATTACTGCACCGTATCGGCATGCGCATCAGGCGGTAACGCTATAGCGACGGCATTTATGCTTATCAAGCAGGGTTATTCGGAAGCTGCTCTCACAGGCGGTGCTGAAGGGACGATCTCTCCGATGGCTCTGGGAGGATTCTGTTCAATGAAAGCCCTCTCGACGCGCAACGATGACCCATCCGCAGCCAGCAGACCCTTCGACGTCGACAGGGACGGTTTTGTCATGTCAGAGGGGGCTGGCCTGGTTCTTCTTGAGGAACTCTCTCACGCGAGAGCAAGGGGAGCGGAGATCCTGGCGGAATTATCAGGAGTGGGGATGTCTGGCGACGCTTATCATATGACATCCCCCGTCCCGGGAGGAGCGGGGGCGGTCAAGGCCATGAAGATGGCCCTGCTGGACGCGGGGCTTGAACCGGACGATATCGATTATATAAACGCTCACGGTACTTCCACTTTGTATAATGACAGAGCTGAATCAGAAGCTATAACAGGTCTTTTCGGAACCAGGGATTCCCTGCGCGTGAGTTCGACAAAATCCTCTACAGGGCATCTGCTTGGTGCCGCCGCGGGGATTGAATTCATTGTCAGCGTCAAAGCTCTGTTGGAACAGACGATTCCTCCGACGGCGAATCTCGACAATATAGATCCGGAATGTCCGCTTAATCATGTCCCGCGAAATGCTGTGGAAAAAGAATTGAAATACGTCATCAGCAATTCGTTCGGATTTGGAGGACATAACGTAAGTCTTCTGCTTTCAAAATTCGAAGGCTAG
- the acpP gene encoding acyl carrier protein yields the protein MASVEERVKKVVEDQLSVNQDQIIPEASFIDDLGADSLDTVELVMALEEEFGVEIPDDEAEKITKVGAAIEYIKAHITE from the coding sequence ATGGCATCAGTAGAAGAAAGAGTCAAGAAAGTAGTAGAAGATCAGCTTTCAGTTAACCAGGACCAGATCATTCCCGAGGCATCTTTTATCGATGACCTTGGAGCGGATTCGCTCGACACGGTTGAACTGGTCATGGCTCTCGAGGAAGAATTCGGCGTCGAGATCCCTGACGATGAAGCGGAAAAGATCACGAAGGTCGGAGCCGCTATCGAGTATATCAAGGCGCATATAACAGAATAA
- the fabG gene encoding 3-oxoacyl-[acyl-carrier-protein] reductase codes for MDLKEKTALVTGAGQGIGRDIALALGRNGADVAVIDMNIDTARETVDLLEEAGGRGMALKCNVADYAGVQECVKETLAWRDQIHFLINNAGITRDNLLLRMSEDEWKSVIDVNLTGTFNMTKVVSKHMFKKRFGRIVSIASVIGQMGNAGQSNYAASKAGIIGFSKSVAREFAPRNVTVNAIAPGFIETAMTSVLPKEVKEGMRRMIPLGKFGTGDDVASIVLFLVSELGSYVTGQVINCDGGMIMS; via the coding sequence ATTGACCTGAAAGAAAAGACAGCTTTAGTCACCGGCGCCGGACAGGGTATAGGGCGCGACATCGCTCTTGCACTGGGGAGAAACGGGGCAGACGTGGCGGTCATCGACATGAATATCGATACTGCCAGGGAGACTGTCGACCTGCTTGAAGAAGCAGGTGGCAGAGGCATGGCCCTGAAGTGCAATGTCGCCGACTACGCCGGAGTCCAGGAATGCGTGAAGGAAACCCTCGCGTGGAGGGACCAGATACATTTCCTGATCAACAATGCCGGTATAACGAGAGATAACCTGCTTCTGAGGATGAGTGAGGATGAGTGGAAAAGCGTCATCGACGTAAATCTCACCGGGACATTCAACATGACGAAGGTCGTATCGAAGCATATGTTCAAAAAGCGCTTCGGTCGAATAGTCAGCATAGCATCGGTGATCGGGCAGATGGGTAACGCCGGCCAGAGCAATTACGCGGCCAGCAAGGCAGGTATAATCGGGTTCTCGAAATCGGTCGCGAGAGAGTTTGCGCCAAGGAACGTGACGGTAAACGCGATCGCTCCCGGTTTCATCGAGACGGCGATGACTTCCGTGCTTCCCAAGGAAGTAAAGGAAGGAATGCGCCGCATGATCCCTCTCGGAAAATTCGGGACAGGGGATGATGTCGCAAGCATCGTTCTCTTCCTGGTTTCTGAGCTGGGAAGTTACGTCACGGGACAGGTGATAAACTGTGACGGTGGGATGATAATGTCTTAA
- the fabD gene encoding ACP S-malonyltransferase has protein sequence MKAAMLFPGQGSQYVGMGKDLAETFPVAREMFSEADDVLGFSLSRLCFDGDPDELTETRNAQPAILLHSIIALRILREEAGVEPAMTAGHSLGEYSALVASGVLDGMDALRIVRRRGELMFNAGLERPGTMAAVIGLEEEEVAAACREASTGGQTVVIANINSPGQIVISGNIEAVETAMKIADASGAKKVVRLNVSGAFHSPLVAPAQDDLVAYIKSFTIEDADTGVICNADARLIRSREEIIDALSRQLTSPVLWAESMRLLLGEWDGPVIEAGPGKVLAGLMKRIDRSRQVEPAGSVEDLQKFLEREV, from the coding sequence ATGAAAGCCGCAATGCTTTTTCCAGGACAGGGATCGCAGTACGTGGGTATGGGGAAGGATCTGGCAGAAACATTTCCCGTCGCCCGGGAGATGTTCAGTGAAGCGGACGATGTCCTCGGCTTTTCCCTTTCGAGACTCTGTTTCGATGGAGATCCGGATGAACTTACCGAAACGAGGAACGCGCAGCCGGCGATCCTCCTTCACAGTATAATCGCGCTGAGGATCCTGCGGGAGGAAGCCGGGGTCGAACCGGCGATGACGGCTGGCCACAGTCTTGGAGAATATTCCGCGCTCGTCGCTTCAGGGGTGCTCGACGGAATGGACGCACTGAGGATCGTGCGCAGGAGAGGCGAACTTATGTTCAATGCTGGCCTCGAACGTCCGGGAACGATGGCTGCCGTCATCGGACTGGAAGAGGAAGAAGTGGCCGCCGCCTGCAGGGAAGCTTCGACCGGGGGCCAGACCGTCGTCATAGCGAATATCAATTCCCCCGGTCAGATCGTAATCTCTGGAAATATCGAAGCGGTGGAAACAGCGATGAAGATCGCTGACGCCTCGGGAGCAAAAAAAGTAGTAAGGCTTAACGTCAGTGGAGCGTTTCATTCCCCCCTGGTGGCGCCGGCCCAGGATGACCTGGTGGCATATATAAAGAGTTTCACGATCGAAGACGCTGATACGGGAGTAATATGCAACGCCGACGCGAGGCTGATAAGATCAAGGGAAGAAATAATCGACGCCCTTTCAAGGCAGCTTACAAGCCCGGTTCTATGGGCTGAATCTATGAGGTTGCTGCTTGGCGAATGGGACGGCCCGGTCATTGAAGCCGGTCCGGGAAAGGTCCTGGCCGGGTTGATGAAGAGAATAGACAGGAGCAGGCAGGTCGAACCGGCAGGCTCGGTCGAAGATCTGCAGAAGTTTCTTGAAAGAGAAGTGTAA
- a CDS encoding ketoacyl-ACP synthase III has translation MSAKITGIGYYIPDRILTNAELETMVDTTDEWIVTRSGIRERRIATPEQAASDLSLEAAKAALKDAGVDAEDLDLIIVATVTADMALPATGCIIQDKLGAKRAAAFDISAACSGFIYAVTVAQSMIGMGHVKKALVVGVEVLSKIIDWEDRKTCVLFGDGAGAVVLESCPQGEGILGTFMQSDGSLGELLFLPGGGSRNPITAENLDERLQYVKMKGDGLFKYAVRSMVDAAQRTLVEAGLTTDDVSFLIPHQANIRIIEGVRKRLKLDREQVVVNIDRIGNTSSASIPIALGEINESGVLKKDDLVIMVAFGGGLTWGAVLFKR, from the coding sequence ATGAGCGCGAAGATCACAGGTATAGGATATTACATACCTGATCGAATCCTGACGAACGCCGAGCTTGAAACGATGGTCGATACGACGGATGAGTGGATCGTCACTCGAAGCGGCATAAGGGAAAGAAGGATAGCTACTCCCGAGCAGGCGGCGAGCGATCTTTCGCTCGAGGCGGCGAAGGCTGCCCTGAAAGACGCCGGTGTAGATGCTGAAGACCTCGATCTGATCATCGTAGCTACAGTGACTGCCGATATGGCCCTTCCCGCGACGGGATGCATCATCCAGGACAAGCTTGGAGCAAAGCGAGCAGCCGCGTTCGACATCAGCGCGGCATGTTCAGGCTTTATCTACGCAGTAACAGTCGCCCAGTCTATGATCGGCATGGGACACGTGAAGAAAGCCCTTGTCGTCGGCGTAGAGGTGCTGTCAAAGATAATAGACTGGGAAGACCGAAAGACTTGCGTCCTGTTCGGCGATGGAGCGGGAGCAGTGGTACTTGAGAGCTGTCCGCAGGGAGAGGGGATACTCGGTACATTCATGCAGAGTGACGGATCACTCGGAGAACTGCTCTTTCTCCCCGGAGGAGGGTCAAGGAATCCGATCACGGCCGAAAATCTCGATGAGCGCCTGCAGTACGTGAAGATGAAAGGGGACGGGCTCTTTAAATACGCAGTCAGATCCATGGTTGACGCGGCACAAAGGACTCTTGTGGAAGCAGGCCTGACGACTGACGATGTGTCGTTTCTCATTCCGCACCAGGCCAATATCAGGATAATCGAAGGTGTCAGAAAAAGACTCAAACTCGACAGGGAACAGGTCGTAGTAAATATTGACAGGATCGGGAACACCTCGTCGGCAAGCATTCCGATCGCGCTTGGCGAGATAAATGAAAGCGGAGTCCTTAAAAAAGATGATCTGGTAATAATGGTAGCTTTCGGCGGAGGACTGACATGGGGTGCGGTCCTTTTCAAGAGATAG
- the plsX gene encoding phosphate acyltransferase PlsX, translated as MKIALDAMGGDNAPEEIIKGAIEAVKEASGRFDVILVGDQSLIEEFFAEQGGLVDHVEIVHAPEVIGMSESPATALRRKRSSSIAVATGLVRDGLAEAVLSAGNTGAAVASSLFSYGRIPGVSRPAIAIHFPTKTGGTIFLDGGANSDCIPKHLEQFALMGSIYAEIVLKRNNPRVGLLSIGEESSKGNELARETHKLLEKSSVNFVGNVEGHDIFLDTVDVVVTDGFTGNVVLKFTESIIDYMNSLIKEGVAEHRIAKLGAFLMKPAFARVKRTLDYSEYGGMPLLGVEGITLIGHGGSNAKAVKNALFAAEAFYVSGMNKKLRDRMEADGQ; from the coding sequence ATGAAAATAGCTTTGGATGCAATGGGCGGCGACAACGCGCCGGAGGAAATCATCAAGGGAGCAATCGAAGCCGTCAAAGAGGCTTCAGGCAGATTTGATGTCATCCTGGTCGGTGACCAGTCTCTGATAGAAGAATTCTTTGCCGAACAGGGAGGGCTGGTCGATCATGTTGAGATAGTCCACGCCCCCGAAGTTATAGGGATGTCGGAATCCCCCGCTACGGCGCTGAGGAGGAAGAGGAGTTCCTCGATCGCCGTCGCTACCGGCCTGGTCCGTGACGGTCTCGCCGAAGCGGTTCTGAGCGCTGGAAATACAGGTGCCGCGGTGGCATCCTCTCTTTTTTCGTACGGCAGGATTCCCGGGGTCTCAAGACCGGCGATCGCCATACACTTTCCCACCAAGACAGGCGGAACGATATTTCTCGACGGAGGAGCCAATTCCGACTGCATCCCGAAACATCTGGAGCAGTTCGCCCTGATGGGATCGATCTACGCTGAAATAGTACTGAAAAGGAATAATCCCAGGGTAGGGCTTCTCAGTATCGGGGAGGAATCCTCAAAAGGTAACGAACTTGCCCGGGAGACGCACAAGCTTCTCGAAAAAAGCAGCGTAAATTTTGTCGGAAATGTCGAGGGTCATGATATTTTTCTCGATACTGTCGACGTCGTCGTCACCGATGGATTTACGGGGAATGTCGTTCTGAAGTTCACCGAATCTATAATAGACTACATGAACAGCCTGATCAAGGAAGGGGTCGCCGAGCACAGGATCGCCAAACTCGGGGCTTTTCTCATGAAGCCCGCTTTTGCCAGGGTAAAGAGGACCCTGGATTATTCAGAATATGGAGGGATGCCGCTCCTCGGAGTCGAAGGGATCACGCTTATCGGTCATGGAGGCTCCAACGCCAAGGCTGTCAAAAACGCTCTTTTCGCGGCAGAGGCTTTCTACGTAAGCGGTATGAACAAGAAGCTCAGGGACAGAATGGAGGCAGACGGTCAGTGA
- the rpmF gene encoding 50S ribosomal protein L32 → MAVPKRRTSKAKKHSRRTHWKAESPALATCSHCHQPKQPHVVCPNCGYYGGREVIKPSEKDES, encoded by the coding sequence ATGGCAGTACCAAAAAGAAGGACTTCGAAAGCGAAAAAGCACAGCCGCAGGACTCACTGGAAGGCAGAATCTCCTGCCCTGGCGACATGTTCGCATTGTCATCAGCCGAAGCAACCCCATGTAGTCTGTCCGAATTGCGGGTATTATGGCGGACGCGAAGTTATCAAGCCCTCTGAAAAAGACGAGAGTTGA